One window of the Cryomorphaceae bacterium genome contains the following:
- a CDS encoding peptidase M61, with protein MVTKNDICHEHTNYLASKFNVVMRKLILTLLVASVAFYGNAQNAVSVKTDITQLQDGMLAITVAPGHHGMDTLIYAMPKIVPGTYSIYDFGNMLRQVKAYDLHGDTLAVVRLDENRWMIPKGNKLSHLSYLAAPTFTDPAGKKVFEPAGTRFELDRTFLFNSFAMVGYFEGLKDENYAFEVVRPADFYGASALERKALNDTTDLFTAQGYFDFHDSPIMYARPDTASFMVGETEVQVAIYSPGGSLDAAFVSEKLEPIMFGAKEYLGGALPVPKYVVLISLMQGMGNSGGFGALEHFYSTVFVMPEMGRDYLSKTIQDVVAHEFFHIVTPLNIHSEHIHDYDFNNPQMSRHLWLYEGVTEYTSHHMQVKQGLIDPDEFLSTIRSKISQASGFNDTLPFTELSLGALDVHKNQYMNVYMKGALIGMCLDLLLCDLSDGAYGLPELMMRLSERYGPDRHFWDEELFDVIAEMTFPEVREFFRRYVEGPEPLPLEEYLLKAGVQLQRNLQIRELTLGGFLPGKNKERNRMEIVTSIGINSFGRELGVQKGDMLVSINAIDLSPENFSDGVELFKQRYKEGDNVTLVVERENEKGQLKTHKLKAKAQGVDRTVSLRIRYMPEPDERQRLVRKRWINY; from the coding sequence AACGCGCAAAACGCCGTCAGCGTAAAAACCGACATCACGCAATTGCAGGACGGCATGCTGGCCATTACAGTAGCGCCGGGTCATCACGGTATGGATACCCTGATTTATGCCATGCCGAAAATCGTTCCGGGCACCTACAGCATTTACGATTTCGGAAACATGCTCCGTCAGGTGAAGGCCTACGATTTGCATGGCGATACGCTCGCTGTGGTTCGGCTGGATGAAAACCGCTGGATGATTCCGAAGGGCAACAAACTAAGCCACCTCTCATATCTTGCTGCGCCCACCTTTACCGACCCCGCCGGAAAGAAAGTATTCGAACCTGCCGGTACGCGCTTCGAGCTGGATCGCACCTTCCTGTTTAACTCCTTTGCCATGGTGGGCTATTTTGAAGGCCTGAAAGATGAAAACTACGCTTTTGAGGTGGTGCGACCTGCCGATTTTTATGGGGCCTCGGCACTGGAGCGCAAGGCGCTCAATGATACCACCGACCTTTTTACGGCCCAGGGATACTTTGATTTTCACGATTCGCCCATTATGTACGCGCGTCCCGACACGGCCTCCTTTATGGTGGGCGAAACCGAGGTACAGGTGGCCATATACTCGCCCGGAGGCTCACTGGATGCTGCCTTCGTGTCGGAGAAACTAGAGCCCATTATGTTTGGCGCAAAGGAATACCTGGGTGGAGCGCTTCCCGTTCCGAAGTACGTGGTGCTGATAAGCCTGATGCAAGGTATGGGGAACTCCGGCGGATTTGGTGCGCTGGAGCACTTTTACTCCACTGTGTTTGTGATGCCCGAAATGGGTCGGGATTATCTCTCCAAAACCATTCAGGATGTGGTGGCGCACGAGTTTTTTCACATTGTGACACCGCTCAACATTCACTCTGAGCACATTCACGATTACGACTTCAACAATCCGCAAATGTCACGTCATCTCTGGCTTTACGAGGGGGTTACCGAATACACGTCGCACCACATGCAGGTGAAGCAGGGCCTGATTGACCCCGATGAATTCTTAAGCACCATCCGCTCAAAAATCAGCCAGGCCTCAGGATTTAACGACACCCTGCCCTTTACCGAACTCAGTTTGGGGGCACTCGATGTACACAAAAACCAATACATGAACGTGTACATGAAGGGGGCGTTGATCGGTATGTGCCTCGACCTTTTGCTGTGCGATCTTTCTGATGGGGCATACGGACTGCCTGAGCTGATGATGAGGCTCTCAGAGCGATACGGGCCCGACCGCCACTTTTGGGACGAAGAGCTTTTTGACGTGATTGCTGAAATGACTTTCCCCGAGGTTCGCGAATTTTTCCGGCGATACGTGGAAGGGCCGGAACCGCTGCCCCTGGAGGAATACCTGTTGAAAGCCGGCGTGCAGCTGCAACGTAATCTGCAAATTCGTGAGTTGACATTGGGCGGATTCCTGCCGGGCAAAAACAAAGAGCGCAACCGAATGGAAATAGTAACCTCCATCGGCATCAATAGCTTTGGGCGCGAACTTGGCGTTCAAAAAGGCGATATGCTGGTGAGCATTAACGCTATTGACCTGAGCCCGGAGAACTTTTCTGACGGAGTTGAACTGTTCAAGCAGCGATACAAGGAAGGCGACAATGTGACCCTTGTGGTAGAGCGCGAAAACGAAAAAGGTCAGTTGAAAACACACAAGCTCAAGGCCAAAGCGCAGGGTGTTGACCGCACGGTGAGCCTGCGAATCCGTTACATGCCCGAGCCTGATGAGCGTCAGAGATTGGTGCGCAAGAGATGGATTAATTACTGA